A portion of the Manduca sexta isolate Smith_Timp_Sample1 chromosome 20, JHU_Msex_v1.0, whole genome shotgun sequence genome contains these proteins:
- the LOC115448143 gene encoding uncharacterized protein LOC115448143, with product MRTYTRRRPEIQVIEGVHNLCRLCLEKSEEMLPIFAEGSDGICATLSLRIMICVGLEVTNEDCLPNLICANCHKELNRYYTFRKKCEVSYQKLKFHLQATREKESLQKAIEEREQEQGMRDNIHCLDKCDKTFTRDEFSDIHVLELNTLNNIIVNREKSTELQESCNVNTEIVNCTDSKEIEAQIHDADNPEISSFLSTVLIQLGILEHQDSTMSIMDHGVHTLELVMGDDDTVMLELTEEDDDSAEESQALGIDKSNPVVLNGIFSGNDKCEEDAATIDKAEEQVMTIKWKPEPASMNAAGVAGAGAGAGAGAGAGGGAWCGACRKWLATRATLRRHLRVHTGERPHACRDCGRRFAQREVLQRHRLLHQAPPVRVRGVRQGLHAARRAHDARALARAAARARAAPARLRLLPQGLPLSSTLQ from the exons ATGCGTACTTACACTCGAAGGCGCCCAGAAATCCAGGTAATTGAGGGCGTACATAATTTGTGCCGGCTTTGCCTCGAGAAGTCAGAGGAGATGTTGCCAATCTTTGCCGAAGGCTCCGACGGCATCTGTGCGACGCTATCACTCCGGATCATGATCTGTGTTGGATTGGAG GTTACAAATGAAGATTGCCTACCAAATTTAATATGTGCAAATTGTCACAAAGAACTCAATAGGTACTACACATTCAGAAAAAAATGTGAGGTTTCTTATCAGAAACTAAAGTTCCACTTACAAGCAACAAGGGAGAAGGAGAGCTTACAGAAGGCGATAGAAGAAAGGGAACAAGAACAGGGAATGAGAGATAATATACATTGTTTAGATAAGTGTGATAAGACATTTACGAGGGATGAATTCTCTGACATACATGTACTGGAATTAAAtaccttaaataatattattgttaataggGAG AAATCAACAGAATTACAAGAGAGTTGTAATGTTAATACAGAAATCGTTAATTGCACGGACAGTAAAGAGATTGAG GCACAAATTCATGACGCAGACAATCCTGAGATATCATCATTCTTATCAACAGTGTTGATTCAACTCGGTATATTAGAGCACCAAGATTCTACCATGTCTATAATGGATCATGGGGTTCATACCCTGGAGCTGGTGATGGGTGATGATGACACGGTGATGTTGGAACTCACGGAGGAAGATGAt gATAGTGCAGAAGAAAGTCAAGCTCTCGGTATAGATAAATCAAATCCAGTAGTTTTAAATGGCATATTTAGTGGGAATGACAAATGTGAAGAAGATGCAGCTACGATTGACAAAGCTGAGGAGCAAGTTATGACaataaa ATGGAAGCCGGAGCCGGCGTCGATGAATGCGGCGGGTGTGGCGGGCGCGGGGGCGGGCGCGGGGGCGGGCGCgggggcgggcggcggcgcgtggTGCGGCGCGTGCCGCAAGTGGCTCGCCACGCGCGCCACGCTGCGCCGCCACCTGCGCGTGCACACCGGCGAGCGCCCGCACGCCTGCCGCGACTGCGGGCGACGCTTCGCGCAGCGCGAGGTGCTGCAGCGACACCGCCTGCTGCACCAAG CGCCGCCCGTTCGAGTGCGCGGAGTGCGGCAAGGGCTTCACGCAGCGCGGCGCGCTCACGACGCACGCGCgctcgcacgcgccgccgcacgcgcgcgcgctgcacctgcacgcctgcgcctgctgccccaaggtcttcctct